In the Sandaracinus amylolyticus genome, TCGAGCCCTCGATGACGCGCTGCGGGCCGCGGGGGCGCGCCGGCTCGGGTGCCGGAGCGGGCGTGGGCTCCGCGACGATCGCGGTGCCGGTGCCACCGGGCACGCCGCCGATCTGTCCATCGGGCGTGCCGTTGGGATCACCTTCTTGCTCGGGCCCGAAGGGATCGTCGGGCGGCGCGAGCGGCGCGTCCGATTCCTCCGGACGCTCGTCGGGGATCTCGTCGGGCTGCTGCAGCTCGGGGCGCGGGCGGCCCAGGCGCGCAGGCGCCGCGTTCGGCGGCGGAGGCGTGGCGACCTCGACCGGCGGCGGCGGAGGTGGCGGCGGCGGCTCGGGAGCGGCCTCGGGCGGCGGAGCGAACTCCACCTGCACGAGCTCCTCCTCGAGCACCACCTGCCGCACCATCGCGCTCGCCGCGACGACGGCACCGCTGATCGATCCGAACACGAGCACGGCCGCGCCGAGCGAGACGCCGAACCGACCGCGCCCTCCGGAACCGCTCTTGCCGAAGTCGTCGAGCATTCGTCTCCTCCGGTGGCGAACCCCTCCGGACGCGGCGCGTTCTCGCAGGCGTTCGTGGCGGCCGTGTGACACGCGAGTGGCATCGCGTGTCCCCCGCGTCGCAAGAGGCGCAGCGTGTGTCGAAGCGGCCGGATCCGAGGGAGCGCGACCGCGCGGGACCCGCCCGTTCGGAGCGGTCCGGCCCGATCCGAGATCGTCCCCCCGGTCGTCGGCGATGGATCGTTTCGGTGACGACCACGGCTCGCGCGCGCGGCGCGCGCGACACGCGATCAGCCCAGCGGGAGTGCTCGCCTGCGCAGGGCCCGCACGGGAGCGCGCGGACGGGAGAGCCCTGAGCGGGCGAGCCGATTTTGGACACGCGATCAGCCGATCAGATCACGCAGCGCGTTCGCGGCCAGCGCCACCACGAGGAGCGCCGCGACGATCGCGGCGCCCATCGCGAAGCGCGGTCGTCGATCGACGAAGAGCCCCATCTCGCGGGTCGAGCGCTTCATGAACGTCACCGGGCACTGCACGCGACAGCGCCCCTCGAGGATCGCCTCGAGCTCCGCGATCATCTCGTCGGCGCTCTGCCATCGCGCAGCGGGATCTCGCAGGAGCCCACGGCGACAGAAGTGCGCGAGCTCCGCGGGCACGCCCTGCGCGTTCGCGGGATGCGCGGGGAACATCGAGTGCACGCCCGCGGGATCCTGCCCGCGGATCGCCTCGAGCAGCTCACCGAGCGAGCCGCTCGCACTGCTGCGGTAGTGACGCAGGCCGAGCAGCTCGTGGAACACGAGGCACGCCGAGTAGAGATCGCTGCGCGCGTCGAGCTCGTCGTTCTTCCCCGCGGCCTGCTCGGGCGACATGTAGAGCGGCGTTCCGATGAGCGCGCCCGCGTGCGTCTCGCTCGCGCGGGAGGGCGCGGCACGCATCTCGTCGGGGCTCATGCGCTGGGCGTCGTCGTGCGCGCCGCTCTTCGCGATCGGACGCGCGACGCCCCAGTCCATCAGCACGACCTCGCCGTAGCGCCCGATCATCACGTTCGCCGGCTTCACGTCGCGATGCACGATGCCGCGCGCGTGCGCGTACTGGAGGGCGCGCAGCAGCCCGACGAAGATCTCGACGCGACGCGTGATGCCGTGCTCCGCGATCGCGCGCGGATCCCCGGCCTGGAGGCGCGAGACGATCGACTCGAGCGTCTCGCCGTCGACGTACTTCATCACGAAGAAGTAGCGACCGTGCTCGTCCACCCCGACGTCGTGGATCGGCACGATGTTCGGGTGCTCGAGGTTGCCGATGGTGCGCACCTCGTCGACGAAGCGCGCGACGACCGCGGGGCCCTGACCGAACGTCGCGCGCAGGCGCTTCATCGCGACGGTGCGGCCGATGTCGCGATCCTGGACGAGCGCGACCTCACCCATGCCGCCCTCGCCCAGCGCGCGCACGGTGCGATATCGCGGGCCGTTCGTGGGCACGAGGCGAACGCCCTTCCCTTCCGCCTCGATGCGCGGCAGCACCGACGTCGAGGTCGACGTCACGCGCGGCTCGCTCGCGCCCTCCGCGACCTGCGGCAGCGGCGCGGCGAGCGTCTCACCGAGCGCGACGGTCGCGTGCAGCGCGCCGGGCAGGCTCGCGTCGGCGACGGTCTCGGCGGTCGCGGGCGGTGGACGATCGCTCGCGCGCGGCACCTCGTATCCGATGGTCGTGTCCACCGCGCCCTGTCGCTCGCGCTGCTGCATGGTTCGAGGATCTCGGGCGCGAGGCTCCGAGCGCAAGCCTCACGCTCTTTACGAACGCGCGCGATCGGCCCAAAGTGCCGAGCCGTGTCTGGGAGACGCCCCGGGTGGCTCGCGCCGGCGCTGCTGATCGCGCTGGTCGTGACGTCTGCGAACGCAGCGCGTGTGACGGCGCAGGACGCGCCGGCGGAAGACGCACCCGCACGACCGAGCCCACCGCGGCTCACGCAATTCGTGCCGAGCGATCCGCCCGAGGGGCTCGAGGATCGCGACGCGGCGGTACTCTTGGAGATCACGGTCGCGGCCGACGGAACGGTGTCCGACGTGCGCGTCGTCGAGAGCGCGGGCGAAGGGCTCGAGGCGTTCGACGAGCGCGCGATCACCGCGGCGCGCGCGTTCGTGTTCGAGCCGGCGAGGATCGGCGAGCGCGCAGTCGGAGCGCGGATTCGGTATCGGTACGTGTTCGAGGGACGGGTCGTCGAGGAGGCCGAGGCCGAGACCGAAGCCGAGACCGAGGTCGAGCCCGAAGCGGAGGCTGAAGCCGAAGCCGAGGCTGAAGCGGAAGCCGAGACCGAGGCGGAGCCCGAGGGCGATTCGACGACCGACGAGGCGGTGTTCCGGGCGCGGGCCGAGGTCGAGCCTGCGCCGCGCGATGCCGTGCGGCGCGTGCTGCGTCGCGAAGTGCTCACGCGCATGCCGGGCACGCGCGGAGACGCGCTGCGCGTCGTCGAATTGCTTCCGGGCGTCGGACGTCCCGCGTTCGGCGGCGGCGTGCTCCTGGTGCGTGGCTCGGCGCCGGGCGACAGCCAGGTGTTCCTCGACGGCAATCCGGTCCCGCTCCTCTATCACTTCGGCGGACTGACCTCCTTCTTCAACTCCCAGCTGCTCTCGCGCATCGAATTCGTGCCCGGCAATTTCTCGGTGCGATACGGGCGCAAGATCGGCGGCATCCTCGAGGTCGATCCCCGCGATCCTCGCTTCGACGGATTCCACGGGTTCATCGATCTCAGCGGCGGCATCGACGCGTCGATCATGCTGGAGGGCCCGATCAACGAGGACTTCGCGTTCGCGCTCGCGTTCCGGCGCAGCTACATCGACGCCGTCCTCGCGCTCGCCCAGGACAGCCTCGGTGACGACGCGCCCGACTTCCTGACTGCGCCGGTCTATTACGACTACCAGGCGCTCGCGACGTGGACTCCCACCGACGCCGATCGGATTCGATTGGCGATCTACGGCAGCAGCGACGAGCTGCGCCTCTTGCTCGCGAATCCGTCGGACGGCGACTTCGCGGTGCGCGGCAATCTCGGGATCTCGACGCAATTCCACCGCATCCAGATCGGATGGCGACACGTCGAGGGCTGGCTCGAGCAGGACGTGCAGGTCGGCTTCGGCGTCAATCTGCTCGAGCTCGGCGTGGGCGATGCGTTCCAGCTCGAGGGCGAGTTCCTGCCGCTGAACATCCGCAGCGAGTGGCGCATGCAGCTCGCGGAGAACGTGCGGACGATCGTCGGCTTGGACATGCAGATCACGCCGCTGAGCCTGCTCTTCCGCGGTCCTCCGATCGGTCAGTCGGAAGGAATGCCGGCGATGCCCACCGACGAGCGCGTCGCCTTCTCGGTCGACGACGTGGTGGGCTATCGCCCCGCGGCCTACGTCGAGAGCGACGTGACGCTCTTCGAGCGGCTCGACCTCGTGCTCGGCGTGCGCGCCGACTGGTATCGCGAGATCGAGGAGCTGACGGTCGATCCCCGCATGACCGCGCGCGTGCGACTGACCGATCAGGTCTCGCTGCGCACCGGTGTCGGTCTCTTCTCGCAGCCCCCGGAATTCCAGGAGACCGCGGAGGGGATCGGCAATCCCGAGCTCGAGCCCATCCACGCGCTCCACGTCGGGCTCGGCGGCGATCTGCGTCTGCCCGAGCACGGGATGTCGTTCTCGCTCGACGGGTTCTACAAGCACATCTGGGATCGTGTGGTGTCGACGCCGCGCGGCGTCGCGCCGTTCTTCACGAACGACGGATTGGGGCGCATCTACGGCCTCGAGGTCGCGGCGCGCATGGAGCCCGACGGGCCCTATCCGCTCTTCGGATTCCTCTCGTACACGCTGTCGCGCAGCGAGCGACAGGACGGGGCGGGCCAGGAATGGCGCCTCTTCGACTTCGATCAGACGCACATCTTCACGCTCGCGCTGGTGTGGCGCATCGGACAGGGCTGGGAGCTCGGCGGCACGTTCCGACTGGTGAGCGGCAATCCGTACACGCCGATCAGCGGCGCGATCCAGGACGTGCGCACCAACACCTATCGACCGATCTACGGCGCGGTGAATTCGGATCGAAATCCGTTCTTCCACCGCCTCGACGTGCGCCTCCAGAAGCTCTGGAGGATCGGAGACGTGTCGCTGACGTTCTACATCGACGTGCAGAACGTCTACAACAGCACGAACCCCGAGGGGCGCATCTACAACTACGACTATTCCGAGTCGCGGGATCTGCCGGGGCTCCCGATCCTTCCGTCGATCGGAATCCGAGGAGAGCTCTGATGTCGGCGCGCAGCATCGGAGCCCTGCTCGCGGCAGGCGGCGTGATCGGAGCGTCGATGTCGCTCGCGTGCGGCCCCTCGCTCGATCCTCCGTCGGTGGTCGATCGCACGCGCATCGTGGCAGCGCGGGTATCGGTGGTCGGCGCGCCGGAGATCGCGCAGCCCGCGCCGGGTGACGCGATCCTGATCGACTGGATCACGATTCGTCCCGAGGAGCCCGAGGAGATCGCGGCGACGCTGGTCGCGTGCGCACCGCTGCCCGGCTCGACGGGGACGCCCGCGTGCACGCCGGGATCGATCGTCGTGCTCCCGCCGCGCGCGCCGAGCGTCGAGCCGCTGCGCACCGAGCTCGTGGTGCCGAGCGCGGCGATCGGCGAGCTGCTGATCACCGGCGCGGTGTGCGTCGGCGGCGGCGCGCCCGCGCTCGTCGATGCGACCGAGGTGCCGGAGTGCGAAGGCGGGCCCGAGGACGAGCGCGCCGAGCTCGTCGTGCTGAACGTCCCCCTCGCGATCGACACGACGAGGCCTGCGAATCGACATCCGTCGATCGCCGACGAGACGTGGACGCTCGCGGGCGAAGCGTGGGATCCGCCGAGCGTCGAGCCGGGATGCGCCGACGCGGACGTTCCCCACCTCGCCGCGAGTGATCGCGCCGACCGCACGATCACGATCACGGCGAGCGATGACGATCGCGAGCCCTACGTCGCGCTCGAGGGCGATCCCCCGACGCAGGTCGATCGTCGTGAGGTGCTGCAGATCTCGCACTTCGCGACCGCGGGTCGCTTCGCACGCACGTTCAGCGCGGTCGACGACACGACGACGCAGGACCCCGCGATCTCGATCGACTGGGCGCTGCCCGAGGCCGACGAGGTGCCCGAGGGTGGCCTCCTCGTGCGCTTCACCGCGGTGGTCCGCGACGGCCGCGGCGGCGTGGACGTCAGCGAGCGCGTGGCGTGCGTGGTGCCGTGAGCGCTTCGCACACCTCGCGCTCGATGCGCGGGCGTCGATGCCTCGGGCGCAGCGCGATCATCTCGTCGAGCACCGGGATCGCGTGCGCACAGTCGCGCTCCGCGAGCAGCGTCTCCGCGAGCCTCGCGCGCGACGTGTAGTCGCCGGGATCGAACCGCGCGGCGGCTGCGAGCGCGCCCGGCGTTCCGTGGGCGCGCAGCGCGAGCGCCTGGATCTCGATCGCGCGGTGGGTCGCTGCGAGCATCAGGCCGGTCGCGATCACGATCCCGAGCCACCGCGGCGCGCTCCACACGCGCACCTCGCGATCGATCGGCGGCACGAGCAGGACCGCGATCGCCGCGAGCGGCGCCGCGATCTGCAGCACCGAGTCGAAGAGCACGAGCGGGACCAGGGCGGCGAGGCACGCGAGGGACGCTGCGCGCAGCGATCGATCCTCGAGCCGCGAGATCACGATCACGAGCGCGACCAGACACACGAGGCCCGTGATCGCGCCGATCACGCCGCGCTCGATCGCGAGCGCCGCGACGTCGCTGGTGAGGAGTCGCCCGGTGTGCTCCCAGGCATCCGCATAGAACGTCGGATCACCCGGCGGGCTCACCGAGGGATATTCGACCGCCCAATTCCCCGGGCCCACACCGAGCCACGGATGCTCGGCGATCAGCGCGCGCGATGCGTCGATCTGCACGAGCCGTCCGTGCCCGCTCCCGCCGCTCGCATCGAGCAGGCGCTCGAACGTGTCGCGATAGGGATGCGCGGTGCGCCACGCGAGCGCGGGCCGCGTCAGCACG is a window encoding:
- a CDS encoding energy transducer TonB, whose translation is MLDDFGKSGSGGRGRFGVSLGAAVLVFGSISGAVVAASAMVRQVVLEEELVQVEFAPPPEAAPEPPPPPPPPPVEVATPPPPNAAPARLGRPRPELQQPDEIPDERPEESDAPLAPPDDPFGPEQEGDPNGTPDGQIGGVPGGTGTAIVAEPTPAPAPEPARPRGPQRVIEGSTPPQVDREEIARNFDIPSEVRTAGIARITVVVRVTVAEDGRVMRVDVLRGHPLIPNENIVRAVERSSFQPARLADGSPYSAIHTLPITIAVTL
- a CDS encoding serine/threonine-protein kinase, which codes for MQQRERQGAVDTTIGYEVPRASDRPPPATAETVADASLPGALHATVALGETLAAPLPQVAEGASEPRVTSTSTSVLPRIEAEGKGVRLVPTNGPRYRTVRALGEGGMGEVALVQDRDIGRTVAMKRLRATFGQGPAVVARFVDEVRTIGNLEHPNIVPIHDVGVDEHGRYFFVMKYVDGETLESIVSRLQAGDPRAIAEHGITRRVEIFVGLLRALQYAHARGIVHRDVKPANVMIGRYGEVVLMDWGVARPIAKSGAHDDAQRMSPDEMRAAPSRASETHAGALIGTPLYMSPEQAAGKNDELDARSDLYSACLVFHELLGLRHYRSSASGSLGELLEAIRGQDPAGVHSMFPAHPANAQGVPAELAHFCRRGLLRDPAARWQSADEMIAELEAILEGRCRVQCPVTFMKRSTREMGLFVDRRPRFAMGAAIVAALLVVALAANALRDLIG
- a CDS encoding TonB-dependent receptor domain-containing protein, with protein sequence MSGRRPGWLAPALLIALVVTSANAARVTAQDAPAEDAPARPSPPRLTQFVPSDPPEGLEDRDAAVLLEITVAADGTVSDVRVVESAGEGLEAFDERAITAARAFVFEPARIGERAVGARIRYRYVFEGRVVEEAEAETEAETEVEPEAEAEAEAEAEAEAETEAEPEGDSTTDEAVFRARAEVEPAPRDAVRRVLRREVLTRMPGTRGDALRVVELLPGVGRPAFGGGVLLVRGSAPGDSQVFLDGNPVPLLYHFGGLTSFFNSQLLSRIEFVPGNFSVRYGRKIGGILEVDPRDPRFDGFHGFIDLSGGIDASIMLEGPINEDFAFALAFRRSYIDAVLALAQDSLGDDAPDFLTAPVYYDYQALATWTPTDADRIRLAIYGSSDELRLLLANPSDGDFAVRGNLGISTQFHRIQIGWRHVEGWLEQDVQVGFGVNLLELGVGDAFQLEGEFLPLNIRSEWRMQLAENVRTIVGLDMQITPLSLLFRGPPIGQSEGMPAMPTDERVAFSVDDVVGYRPAAYVESDVTLFERLDLVLGVRADWYREIEELTVDPRMTARVRLTDQVSLRTGVGLFSQPPEFQETAEGIGNPELEPIHALHVGLGGDLRLPEHGMSFSLDGFYKHIWDRVVSTPRGVAPFFTNDGLGRIYGLEVAARMEPDGPYPLFGFLSYTLSRSERQDGAGQEWRLFDFDQTHIFTLALVWRIGQGWELGGTFRLVSGNPYTPISGAIQDVRTNTYRPIYGAVNSDRNPFFHRLDVRLQKLWRIGDVSLTFYIDVQNVYNSTNPEGRIYNYDYSESRDLPGLPILPSIGIRGEL
- a CDS encoding O-antigen ligase family protein → MIAAVAATAAITAMFVFAPLADLSLDRYQLPKELALIAASALAIGGLARRVRWDVLDLATGLAALVSIASAATATNGWIGARLAALTVAAVALATALREEDEDARDRARGWVIAAAGVLAAITLAEAYGVIVGMSSYGRAPGATLGQRNTVAHVLAIVVPFAWRASIVAKHARSRLGAMAVVALASAAIVVTRSRAGWLALGTGVIALVVWAALDRGRRARHLGGVVAMASGIAAVVLTRPALAWRTAHPYRDTFERLLDASGGSGHGRLVQIDASRALIAEHPWLGVGPGNWAVEYPSVSPPGDPTFYADAWEHTGRLLTSDVAALAIERGVIGAITGLVCLVALVIVISRLEDRSLRAASLACLAALVPLVLFDSVLQIAAPLAAIAVLLVPPIDREVRVWSAPRWLGIVIATGLMLAATHRAIEIQALALRAHGTPGALAAAARFDPGDYTSRARLAETLLAERDCAHAIPVLDEMIALRPRHRRPRIEREVCEALTAPRTPRAR